From a single Raphanus sativus cultivar WK10039 chromosome 3, ASM80110v3, whole genome shotgun sequence genomic region:
- the LOC108846404 gene encoding uncharacterized protein LOC108846404 isoform X1, with protein sequence MIISSSITMELPFRIFKEGEEHVETLIVQFAVGDELVGLSQPHTRILGASNNVHITSIIPADIDFELDEGELCFSNVEHVTSLVHEKVKGNIDRLEGKVSYQEILYSVCKSRLNWLCVIQCFNLCNYQVSSVELLQVV encoded by the exons ATGATTATCTCCTCTTCGATT ACTATGGAGTTACCATTTAGGATTTTTAAGGAAGGCGAGGAACACGTCGAGACTCTTATA GTCCAATTCGCAGTTGGCGATGAACTCGTTGGGTTAAGCCAGCCCCACACAAGGATTTTGGGTGCATCTAACAAT GTACATATTACATCTATTATTCCTGCTGACATAGATTTTGAACTCGATGAAGGGGAGTTGTGTTTCTCTAACGTGGAACATGTAACCTCACTAGTGCATGAGAAGGTCAAAGGCAATATTGACAGGTTGGAAGGCAAG GTCAGTTACCAGGAGATTCTATATTCAGTTTGTAAGTCTCGTCTAAATTGGTTATGTGTAATTCAATGCTTCAACTTATGTAACTATCAAGTGTCTTCTGTCGAATTACTACAAGTTGTGTAA
- the LOC108846404 gene encoding uncharacterized protein LOC108846404 isoform X2, producing the protein MIISSSILPFRIFKEGEEHVETLIVQFAVGDELVGLSQPHTRILGASNNVHITSIIPADIDFELDEGELCFSNVEHVTSLVHEKVKGNIDRLEGKVSYQEILYSVCKSRLNWLCVIQCFNLCNYQVSSVELLQVV; encoded by the exons ATGATTATCTCCTCTTCGATT TTACCATTTAGGATTTTTAAGGAAGGCGAGGAACACGTCGAGACTCTTATA GTCCAATTCGCAGTTGGCGATGAACTCGTTGGGTTAAGCCAGCCCCACACAAGGATTTTGGGTGCATCTAACAAT GTACATATTACATCTATTATTCCTGCTGACATAGATTTTGAACTCGATGAAGGGGAGTTGTGTTTCTCTAACGTGGAACATGTAACCTCACTAGTGCATGAGAAGGTCAAAGGCAATATTGACAGGTTGGAAGGCAAG GTCAGTTACCAGGAGATTCTATATTCAGTTTGTAAGTCTCGTCTAAATTGGTTATGTGTAATTCAATGCTTCAACTTATGTAACTATCAAGTGTCTTCTGTCGAATTACTACAAGTTGTGTAA
- the LOC108846404 gene encoding uncharacterized protein LOC108846404 isoform X3, which yields MIISSSITMELPFRIFKEGEEHVETLIVQFAVGDELVGLSQPHTRILGASNNVHITSIIPADIDFELDEGELCFSNVEHVTSLVHEKVKGNIDRSVTRRFYIQFVSLV from the exons ATGATTATCTCCTCTTCGATT ACTATGGAGTTACCATTTAGGATTTTTAAGGAAGGCGAGGAACACGTCGAGACTCTTATA GTCCAATTCGCAGTTGGCGATGAACTCGTTGGGTTAAGCCAGCCCCACACAAGGATTTTGGGTGCATCTAACAAT GTACATATTACATCTATTATTCCTGCTGACATAGATTTTGAACTCGATGAAGGGGAGTTGTGTTTCTCTAACGTGGAACATGTAACCTCACTAGTGCATGAGAAGGTCAAAGGCAATATTGACAG GTCAGTTACCAGGAGATTCTATATTCAGTTTGTAAGTCTCGTCTAA
- the LOC108847606 gene encoding DExH-box ATP-dependent RNA helicase DExH1, whose protein sequence is MPPHGPNSQGGRRGGGFSSGRGGGRRGGRGGGGGGGRGGGGGRGEQRWWDPVWRAERLRQQQVEMEVFDENEWWNKIEQMKAGGEQEMVIKRNFSRGDQQTLGDMAYQMGLYFHAYNKGKALVVSKVPLPDYRADLDDRHGSTQKEIQMSSETERKLGSLLKTTQQVGSSNASTSASHDQRDSTSAPGLKKSDSASKFSDSHEKEKFSVALKDRQDKLKATESVKSLQAFREKLPAFKMKQGFLNSVSENQVLVVSGETGCGKTTQLPQFILEEEISSLRGADCNIICTQPRRISAISVASRISAERGEPIGESVGYQIRLESKRSDQTRLLFCTTGVLLRRLIEDPNLSGISHLLVDEIHERGMNEDFLLIILRDLLPRRPDLRLILMSATINADMFSTYFGNAPTMHIPGFTFPVTELFLEDVLEKSRYAIKSSDSGNYQGSSRGRRRDSESKKDDLTTLFEDIDINAHFKSYSSATRLSLEAWSGAQIDLELVEATIEHICRREGDGAILVFLTGWDEISKLLESIKGNRLLGDSSKFLVLPLHGSMPTVNQREIFDRPPPNKRKIVLATNIAESSITIDDVVYVVDCGKAKETSYDALNKVACLLPSWISKASAHQRRGRAGRVQAGVCYRLYPKVIYDAFPQYQLPEIIRTPLQELCLHIKSLQVGSIGSFLAKALQPPDSLAVENAIELLKTIGALDDTEDLTPLGRHLCTLPVDPNIGKMLLIGAIFQCVNPALTIASALAYRSPFVLPLNRKEEADEAKRYFAGDSCSDHIALVKAFEGYRDAKRGGNERDFCWENFLSPVTLKMMEDMRNQFLDLLSDIGFVDKSRGPNAYNQYSQDMEMISAVLCAGLYPNVVQCKRRGKRTAFYTKELGKVDIHPGSVNARVNLFSLPYLVYSEKVKTTSVYIRDSTNISDYALLMFGGNLIPSQTGEGIEMLGGYLHFSASKNVLELIQRLRGEVDKLLNRKLEDPSLDITVEGKGVVSAVVELLRSRNMRY, encoded by the exons ATGCCACCTCACGGTCCTAACTCTCAGGGTGGTCGCCGAGGCGGAGGTTTCTCATCCGGTCGCGGTGGAGGTCGCCGCGGTGGGCGCGGaggcggcggcggcggtggaCGCGGCGGAGGAGGCGGCCGTGGAGAACAGAGATGGTGGGATCCGGTGTGGAGAGCCGAGCGTTTGCGCCAGCAACAGGTTGAG ATGGAAGTTTTTGATGAGAATGAATGGTGGAACAAGATTGAGCAGATGAAAGCAGGAGGAGAACAAGAGATGGTGATAAAACGTAACTTTAGCCGGGGTGATCAGCAAACACTCGGTGATATGGCTTATCAGATGGGTCTTTACTT TCATGCGTACAATAAAGGGAAGGCTCTTGTGGTTAGCAAAGTTCCCTTGCCAGATTACAGAGCAGATCTTGATGACCGACATGGATCCACTCAGAAAGAG ATTCAAATGTCTTCGGAGACAGAGAGAAAACTTGGAAGTCTTTTGAAAACAACACAACAAGTAGGCTCTTCAAACGCCTCTACTTCAGCATCTCATGACCAACGGGATAGTACATCAGCTCCTGGCTTGAAAAAATCTGATTCTGCTTCCAAATTTTCGGATTCTCATGAGAAAGAAAAGTTCAGTGTTGCCCTCAAGGACAGGCAGGATAAACTAAAG GCAACTGAAAGTGTAAAATCACTTCAAGCTTTCAGAGAAAAGCTACCTGCTTTCAAAATGAAACAAGGCTTCCTTAACTCTGTTTCAGAAAATCAG GTATTGGTAGTTTCAGGAGAGACAGGGTGTGGTAAAACAACACAACTTCCTCAGTTTATATTGGAAGAAGAGATATCATCTCTGAGAGGTGCTGATTGCAACATAATCTGCACACAACCTCGGCGTATATCTGCCATATCCGTGGCATCTCGTATATCTGCTGAAAGAGGTGAACCCATTGGTGAATCTGTGGGTTATCAGATCCGTCTCGAATCAAAGCGTTCTGACCAAACACGGTTGCTGTTTTGCACAACTGGTGTTTTACTGAGACGGCTG ATTGAGGATCCTAATCTAAGTGGCATAAGCCATTTGCTTGTGGATGAAATTCACGAGAGAGGCATGAATGAGGATTTCTTACTAATCATACTAAGGGATCTTCTTCCTCGACGTCCAGATTTGCGTCTTATTCTGATGAGTGCTACCATTAACGCTGACATGTTCTCAACGTATTTTGGCAACGCTCCAACTATGCATATCCCG GGGTTCACATTCCCTGTGACAGAGTTATTCCTAGAAGATGTATTAGAGAAAAGTCGCTATGCTATTAAGTCATCTGACTCAGGGAATTATCAAGGTAGCTCAAGAGGTAGAAGAAGAGACTCAGAATCCAAGAAAGACGACCTGACTACACTCTTTGAG GATATTGACATCAATGCTCACTTCAAAAGTTATAGCTCAGCCACAAGACTTTCTCTCGAAGCATGGTCTGGCGCACAGATTGATTTGGAGCTG GTTGAGGCAACAATAGAACATATTTGCCGTCGTGAAGGTGATGGAGCCATTCTTGTTTTCCTCACCGGCTGGGATGAGATTTCGAAGCTGCTTGAAAGTATCAAAGGGAACAGGTTACTTGGAGACTCTAGCAAGTTCTTAGTTCTTCCTCTACATGGGTCAATGCCTACTGTTAACCAACGTGAAATCTTTGACCGTCCACCTCCTAACAAGCG GAAGATAGTTTTGGCTACAAACATTGCTGAGAGTAGTATCACAATCGATGATGTTGTGTACGTTGTGGATTGCGGTAAAGCAAAGGAAACTAGCTATGATGCTTTGAACAAGGTGGCATGTCTCTTACCATCATGGATCTCAAAGGCTTCAGCTCATCAG AGACGAGGTCGTGCAGGACGTGTCCAAGCTGGAGTTTGTTATAGGTTGTACCCAAAAGTTATTTATGATGCTTTCCCTCAGTATCAGTTACCAGAGATCATACGGACTCCATTGCAAGAGCTGTGCCTACATATCAAAAGTTTGCAGGTTGGATCAATAGGATCTTTCTTGGCAAAGGCACTTCAGCCACCAGATTCTCTTGCTGTTGAGAATGCTATTGAGCTTCTCAAAACTATTGGGGCTTTAGATGATACAGAAGATCTTACACCCCTTG GTCGTCATCTTTGCACACTACCTGTTGATCCAAACATAGGAAAGATGCTTCTCATTGGAGCTATCTTCCAGTGTGTCAATCCTGCTCTGACAATAGCGTCTGCTCTGGCTTACCGTAGCCCTTTTGTCTTACCGTTAAACAGGAAAGAGGAAGCTGATGAAGCCAAAAGATACTTTGCTGGTGATTCCTGCAG TGATCACATTGCTCTTGTTAAGGCCTTTGAAGGGTACCGAGATGCAAAGCGTGGTGGAAACGAAAGAGATTTTTGTTGGGAGAACTTTCTCTCCCCTGTAACCCTAAAGATGATGGAGGATATGAGGAACCAGTTTCTTGATCTTCTTTCAGATATAGGGTTTGTAGACAAATCAAGAGGACCAAAC gcATACAATCAGTACAGCCAAGATATGGAGATGATAAGCGCGGTTCTGTGTGCGGGGCTGTACCCAAACGTTGTGCAGTGCAAAAGAAGAGGGAAGCGCACTGCCTTCTACACTAAAGAGCTGGGTAAAGTTGATATCCACCCTGGATCAGTCAATGCCAGGGTGAATCTCTTCTCGTTGCCATACTTGGTTTACAGCGAGAAGGTGAAGACGACGAGTGTTTACATCAGGGACTCGACGAACATATCAGATTACGCATTGCTTATGTTTGGTGGCAATCTTATCCCAAGCCAGACGGGGGAAGGTATAGAGATGTTGGGAGGGTATCTCCATTTCTCAGCCTCCAAGAACGTCTTGGAACTGATACAGAGGTTGAGGGGGGAGGTTGACAAGCTGCTGAATAGGAAGTTAGAGGATCCGAGTTTGGACATAACTGTGGAGGGGAAAGGAGTGGTTTCGGCTGTGGTGGAGTTGTTGCGTAGCAGAAACATGAGGTATTAA
- the LOC108846763 gene encoding ferritin-3, chloroplastic-like: MQRREHVIIIKGGACYMMRQNIRGGRVKLEPMVMPQFEFDHAEKGDDLYGQDRVKEWSIGSFLVSRSGGSLVVFCLVVL, encoded by the exons atgcaaagacgagagcaTGTTATCATTATAAAGGGTGGAGCTTGTTACATGATGAGACAG AACATACGTGGTGGGAGGGTTAAGTTAGAGCCTATGGTGATGCCTCAGTTTGAATTTGACCACGCTGAGAAAGGAGATGATCTCTACG GTCAAGACAGAGTCAAAGAATGGAGTATTGGGAGTTTTCTTGTGTCACGGAGTGGAGGAAGTCTTGTAGTTTTCTGTCTTGTTGTCTTGTAG